In the genome of Thermodesulfobacteriota bacterium, one region contains:
- the dapF gene encoding diaminopimelate epimerase codes for MNNFVKSHGLGNDYVVLDQAKISFQLNPETIRLICHRNYGIGSDGILLVVKSTNADFGLRIFNPDGTPAEKSGNGLRIFAKFLYEHGYTDKHNLSIDTPGGIAAAELGINNENIESVTVEMGKATFQSKLVPVDGEDREVVDEVMRINGEILKITAVSVGNPHCVVFMDELDEGYVRKLGPVIENHQMFPNRTNVQFARVISRHKVEILIWERGAGYTLASGSSSCAVAAASFKNGFTDRSVTVLMPGGELQIEVREDWSIRMRGPVEEICSGTISEDLILKISKFPK; via the coding sequence ATGAATAATTTTGTTAAGTCTCACGGGCTTGGTAATGACTACGTTGTATTGGATCAGGCCAAAATATCCTTCCAACTCAATCCCGAAACAATAAGGCTCATCTGCCACAGAAATTATGGAATAGGATCCGATGGAATCCTCCTCGTCGTTAAATCTACCAATGCAGACTTTGGACTAAGAATTTTTAACCCGGATGGTACACCCGCAGAAAAGAGCGGTAATGGTCTCAGAATCTTCGCGAAATTCCTTTATGAACATGGCTACACTGACAAACACAACTTAAGTATTGATACTCCAGGAGGTATTGCAGCCGCAGAATTGGGGATAAATAATGAAAATATCGAATCTGTAACGGTGGAGATGGGTAAAGCAACATTCCAAAGTAAACTAGTACCAGTCGACGGTGAAGATAGAGAAGTAGTTGATGAAGTGATGAGAATTAATGGTGAGATACTGAAGATTACTGCAGTCTCAGTCGGGAATCCCCATTGTGTTGTTTTTATGGATGAGCTCGATGAAGGTTATGTGAGGAAACTCGGTCCTGTCATTGAAAATCACCAAATGTTTCCGAACCGAACTAATGTTCAGTTTGCACGGGTGATATCTAGACACAAAGTAGAAATACTCATCTGGGAGCGCGGTGCAGGTTATACACTGGCATCGGGAAGCAGCTCTTGTGCGGTAGCTGCAGCCTCATTTAAAAACGGTTTCACAGACAGATCGGTGACTGTTTTAATGCCTGGTGGAGAACTCCAGATCGAAGTGAGAGAAGATTGGTCAATCAGGATGAGGGGTCCGGTTGAAGAGATTTGCAGCGGAACAATCAGTGAGGATCTAATCCTAAAAATATCCAAATTCCCTAAATAG